One Aquipuribacter hungaricus genomic window carries:
- the rpmA gene encoding 50S ribosomal protein L27 produces MAHKKGASSTRNGRDSNAQRLGVKRFGGQVVGAGEIIVRQRGTHFHPGEGVGRGGDDTLFALLPGAVTFGTRRGRRTVSIDPVSIAADVSA; encoded by the coding sequence ATGGCACACAAGAAGGGCGCGTCCTCGACCCGCAACGGTCGCGACTCCAACGCCCAGCGCCTCGGCGTCAAGCGCTTCGGCGGCCAGGTCGTCGGCGCCGGCGAGATCATCGTCCGCCAGCGCGGCACCCACTTCCACCCGGGCGAGGGCGTCGGCCGCGGTGGCGACGACACGCTGTTCGCACTGCTCCCCGGCGCGGTCACGTTCGGCACTCGTCGTGGCCGCCGCACCGTGAGCATCGACCCCGTGAGCATCGCCGCCGACGTCTCGGCCTGA
- the rplU gene encoding 50S ribosomal protein L21: MYAIVRAGGRQEKVAVGDVLTVDRVAGAPGDDVRFTPLLLVDGATVTSDSDALSKLVVAGEIVGDLRGPKIRILKYRNKTGYKKRQGHRSNLTQVKITKIGE; this comes from the coding sequence GTGTACGCGATCGTCCGCGCCGGTGGGCGCCAGGAGAAGGTCGCCGTCGGCGACGTCCTCACCGTCGACCGCGTCGCCGGTGCTCCCGGCGACGACGTCCGCTTCACCCCGCTGCTGCTCGTCGACGGCGCCACCGTCACGTCCGACTCCGACGCCCTGTCGAAGCTGGTCGTCGCTGGCGAGATCGTCGGCGACCTCCGGGGTCCGAAGATCCGCATCCTCAAGTACCGGAACAAGACCGGCTACAAGAAGCGCCAGGGTCACCGCTCGAACCTGACCCAGGTCAAGATCACCAAGATCGGAGAGTGA